Below is a window of Sulfuricystis multivorans DNA.
CGATTTCTGCTCTACCACCACAGGGTTCTGCTCTACCACCACAGGAGCGGTTACTGCAGCGACATCGGCCTGGGCCTCAGCTACTGCCATATCCGCAACTGCTGCAGCCTCCTGTTTCTGCCTCTTGGATTCACGACGCTTCCGCTTGCCCTTCTCAGCCAGATTTGCGAGCTGTTGCTGGGCCAGCGCCAGCGCTTGCTCGATTACCTGATCGGTTAGCTCCTGCCCCTCGATGAGACCAAGGTCGAAGTAGCTGTCCGAATACCCCTTGCGTTTCGAGCCCGACCAAACAATCAGGTGAGCTGTACAGGCTTGCTTCCGATGCCGGTAGCGAACCATCAGGGTTGCTGTATTACTCAGATGACGGACAAACAAGGGAGACGCCGTGACCTGTTCGCGCTCAGATGAAACTAGAGCAGCATCCATTTGCTGCTGTATTGCTTCGGGTTGAGCTTCAGGCGCGACTACCTTACAGGTGTCTCTTTCGTCTCTTTCCACATTACGGTAGGAATAGAAGCGCCACAGGACACGGGCAGCAGTCACTAAGATGACCAGGAAAAGAAGCTTGTCGATAATGTGTGCAGACATTTCACTCTCCTCAGAACACGTTGTTCAAGACGGCGTTATGGCGAGCGGTGAAAGCTGCGCCTGTGGCCAATCCAAGTTCTTGCGCGACAGGTAGAACGCGCTGCCAGCTGTCCGCATAAAGCGGATAGTTTTGGCGAGGTAATGTTGGTACGGTTTCTTGTGAGTCCGTAACAACCGAAATGTCTCCCAGGGCCTTTCTCAAGGCTACTAGGCATACGACAAACTCAGCTGCCGCTTCTGACGCGCGCACTACTCCGCGTCCTTTTCCATTGGTGACTAGCATATGATGACGCTCATCACCGAAAGTAACGGTCAACTGATTTCCAGCAGGAAAGCAGTCATATTCCAGCACTGCAATACCCGCCTTTTCCAACGGCCTTAGTACATCTGCAGCCCTAGCCAACCAGTCGGTAGCCTGCGTGGCCACCGACCAGTAGGCAATGCCCACGAACTTGTTATTGCTCATGAGCACCCCCTTACGGCTTCACAACTTCGCTGACCCCAAACACGTTTTCCACCGCCTGGTGAAGCGCAATACGGGTCGACTCCGTTGCTAGGCTGGAAAGATACTTCTTCAGCGACAGGTGCAAAGCCGACAACCCCAACTTCTCAGGGGCGCTGGCTTGTGCAACCGAGTGACGAGCCCACTTACGAAGAATCCGTGTGGACATCGTGCGCTCAAGCGCAGAATCAGAGGTGTTGCCACCATCCTTCGACTGCGCCCGAATCTTCTTGGCCACTTCCAAAAGCCCCTGAATGAACTCACTGCGGTTGATCGCAGATCCTTCCTTCATGCCTTGCGGCGTGGAGATTTTGATGCCCTCCTGATCAAACCAGTAGGAGAGAAGATCGTCGCTGAATTGCTCCAGCTCCTTTTCCAACAGCCTCGCTTCCGTGTCATCGGTCGGATACCCTACGTGCAGGGCCACAATCCGCTCAAGAAGCGAAATATCGTGCGTGTTGGCAGTACCGTAGTTACCACTCAGATCCTCCACCAGGTTGGTGTTGGCCGTTATGGCAACGCGAAAGCCAGGCTGCGGTGTTACCACCTCGCCCGACTTGCCAGGGATCGGGAACGAACGACCCTCGAAAACGTCGTTGAACACAATCGTCCTGTCCGCAGCAATGCGGTCATACTCATTGATGATGCAAGGCAAGCCATACCGCGCTGCCAGCGTCACCGGACCATCAACCCACGGCGTCGTCCCGTTCTCCCCACCAACAAACTGCCCGAAGGCTTCATGGGGTTCAAAGCGACGATGACCTTTGGCCATAAACAGAGGGATACCCAGGCGGGCACACCACTGTTCGAAGACCGAGGTCTTGCCGGAGCCAGTTGGCCCCCACAGCAACAGAACATCACCCTCACCCGTCAGCCACCAGTAACGAATGTCCCGTACCAGTTCCTTGCGGAACTGGTAATAAGGATCAATCGGCGGAACCGCAGCACGCAGGAATGTTGCGTGCTGCTGGGCTACAGGGTCAGAAAGTGTGGCAGGGTCAGGAATTTGAAACCCCTCCACAGTGATGCTCGGATCAACCTCATTCGGATCGAACCCGAAAACTTCGCAGAGGCTGTAAGACACAGGTACAAGAATTGCAGACAGATCAAACATGGAGCTTTCCTTTCACAAAGGCTATAAGAAAGGGGCACCATGCCCCGTTAGGGGATGTGCCCCTAGCGGGAACCGTCAGTAGAACTTGCAGACTCTTTCGACGGCTTTGATTATTTCCGCAGGAACGTTCCTGCGGACTCCTTCTCGAACCGCGTCTTCATCCATACGGGCTGCAATGCAGCAGTTATGGTATGAAAACGGTTCGTCTCGCTCATGTATTGCAAGGCATTGGCTGCGACCAATGCGCTTGTCGTACACGTAATACTTCCAGATCGCTGGCCGGAAGATCCAGCGCAGGACAGACCACTTTTCCTGCTCATTGTTGGACAACGCAAGTTCTTCCATTGAACGCCAGAAGAGTCGCACCTGCGTGTACAACAGACCTTCCTTTGACCAGGCGAGGCCATGTTTATCGATGACCCACACATCGCCCCATGCTTCGTAGGGGATGGTGATCGACTCAACGGCCTCCTCGTCATCCTCTTCGACAATCTCAACCATGCCAACGTCCGACTGATATTCCTTCGGCATTTGGCAGTTCTTGAGAAGCGGCGCCTTGAGGTAATCCAACAGCTCGTCGAACAGCACGAGATTGTTGGACAACTCCAGATGGCGAACGAGTTTTGCGCGCTTTGTCTCTTCCGAGATAACGCGACGACGAGCTGGATGGGATACTACCGGTGTGGCAACAGGGTGGCCAAACAGATCTAAGTTAGCGAGCGACATGGCTCACCTCCTTACGATCTTCCACCAGTATCCAACCGCGTTGGATTAGCTTGCCTTTTGCGACATCAAAACTCTGCCGCCATTCTCTGAAGTCACGGATCTTAGGCGCAACATCCGCCTGTTTCACCGCGACGCAGAGATCTTCCCCGTATTGATAGACCACCAGACGCATGTCTTCCTTGCGGAAGACACCTTTTCTGGTGGCCTTCGGGAAGGCATGCTGCTTTTGCCACAATGCCCACTCCATGAGCACTTTCGTGCCTATGCTGGGCTCGGCTACAAGGATTAGACACCCTTGAATTACTGCACTACTCACGACGTACCTCATTCTTTCTGGGGACGTCGCAAGCCCCTGTGGGGATTACGAGTCCCCAAAGGGTTGCAGGTACCTGGCGCAGATCACACTGGCCAGATTGGAGCGAAGCTTATCGCTGCTCCGCTAGCGTTTTCGGTCACCCGAAAAACCTGCACCCCGGCAGATAAAGCACGCCGAAGTCGAAATCTTCTGCCTTTACCTCTAGGCTTTTTTCATTTTGCCTACATTATGATCATTTTGTCAAGCCATCCTCCTTTGCGTCAATTGTCTTTCCTTTCCTACAAAGCCACGGGAATTTTGAAGTCAGTTCCTGAAGACGTTGGATCCCTAGTTCGCGATTGATCACCGGTTCCTCCCTCATGAATGGGATCAACCGGCCCTCCTCTACCGCTTTGATGAATTTGCTCGTTATCGCGAGGTTTGGTCTCGAGCTCGGTTGCCCAATTTCACCGACTTCGATCAGCCCGTAATTAGCGTTGATTCGGTAAGTGGCATGTGTTTGAGGGTCGAGGAAGGTCATTCCATGCCTGGCCCGGCACCAAGCCGCCCTACTGGCTGCCGCTTGTTCGCGTTGCTTGCGACGTATCGTTCGGTGCTTTTGCTTTGCCCTCTGGGCACACAAGTAATGAGCATCGATGCCGTCGGAAATGAGCTTTCTTAGGTAACGATAACAATCACTTGTTGTTGGAAGTTGTTTGATTCTCTCGCTTCGATAAGCCACATAATCGGACAGGGTTTGCCCAGGGATTTGTTTTGCCAACGTTTGCAGTTGGAACAAAGCACCGAACGTTAGTCTTTTTTCCTCGATAAGCCATACCAGTTCCCTCGCCACAGATCTTCCATCTATGCGTACGAAGTCTGGCCGCGTGGACTGGTGGTTCACTGAAGCTTTTGGATCAACACAATGTTCCCCCTTATATAGGGGGCCGACTATCAGACCGCCTTTCATTTGGGTTCCAGCGTGATCCACCTGCGGGCATTTTCCGACCAAAACAGTTGGAGGCACCGTACTTTCACAGTCTTCCATTTTTTGTGTGCTTGAATAATTGTTGTTGTTCACACTAGCAGCGACGAGATCTTTATCCTTTGAACGTTTGGTTTCATTGTTTTTTCTATGAGTCTCTTCTTTCTCAAACCAAAGACCAACCAGATCTGCGAATTTTTTTGTGATTGACACAAGGCCGATATCCATAGACCCATCATCAAGACGGGCTTGTTTTGATCTTGATATCCACCCTCCTTCCTCAAGATGACGCATGGCTCGATAGACGGTCACCTCGCTGCACTGAGCCATCTTCGCGATCGTGGCTTTCCTTGCGAATACTGGTGCCAGCGGATCATCTACTGACACACCTGCTGCAATGATTGCTTGAAGGATTGCAGTCGTTGATTTTGAGAACCCTAAAGATGCGGATACCTCCCACGTCTTATAAATGGCTGCTCTTATTGGCGACGGTCGGTTACGGTAGCGTGCCGGCAAGGCCACAGTAGGCCGTCGTCTCCTTGGGCGCGCATCCCCCGATCCTGAGGCAGGAATAGTTCTACTTCTAACGGCTCCATCAACGGTTGACATAAATACCCCCCTCTCCGACCTTCATCAGCCGAAGAAATGTTTGACTTTGTGTTGGAGGGCGTTTAGGATTCGTTTGTCTGAACGAGAGAACTAAACCCCCTCTCTCCAAACGCCTCAAAGTTGCCGCTTTGGGGCGTTTCCTTTTTCTGCTCTGGTTTCGTTACCTCATTTCAAACCCCCAAAATGACTGAGGCCCAGGTTTTGCCTGGGCCTCAGTTGCTTGTTTACTTTCTGTTTTGAGTGTGGCGGGAGAGCCCCCGCCCAGCATTTCATCCTGTCGCGCAACCGTTGCACGTTGACGTGCATTTGACTGGCCCCGTGACAGGGGTTGCACGTCAACGTGCATACCTGGTCGAGTCGGCCTGGCCTCGCTCGCTGAGTTTGACGGCGCGTAATGTACATCCGTTCTTTAACAATTCTGACCATTTGATCTTTACAACTTCTTAACGTTGCTCCTGCGATGGTTGGAAGAATTTGGTCAGGACTTCTGTCAGTTTCTCATTCAAGCCCTTCGCCAGATCGTCTGGAATTTCGACCTGTAGCTTCAGTACCTTCAACCCGGGCGACGTCGACTTGTATACGTCGTAGCGGCCCCCTGGCGCGTCTGGGATTGTGATATCGAAGCCACTGTCTCTACGAAGTCGTTTCCCACGCCCCTGTCCAGCTTGCCTGCTGCTTGGGCCATCTTCAATTGCTTTGGCGAGTCTGCGATGCGTCAATTCGTCGACCAGAGCCGCCTTCAGGAGGTCATAACCGAAATCCTCGCCGTGCCGTTCTATCGCTTGATTGATGTATGCGCCGAGACTCGCCGAAAAACGCTCTGGGTAATCTTGGCCAAAGTCGATAAATCTCTTGGGCAACGAGGCTAGCTTCACAAGTCGCTGAACATGCGTGCGGCTATCCAGCCCCAGCACCTCAGCGACCTCGCCTTGGGAGTAGCCCTTTTCGAGCAAATCGATTGCAACCATCCCGCGATCAAGATCGCATTCGTCGGCCGAATCGTTCAGAATGTTGGAAATCCTGAACAGGTTGAGTGAATCATTGGGATCGACCTTCCAGTCCACAAAGGCCTTCAGTGTCGGAAGAGCGATCTGCAAAGCAGCCAAGCGTCGCGTCTCTCCACCAAGGACCATGAAATAACCTTCGTCATCTCCGACCCCTGGATAAACATAAAGCGGGTCCTTTTGGCCGTTTTTCTTCAGGCTATCGGCGATCTTCGACACCCGCTTTGGCGGGCGGATTCTCCGCGCATTGTATGGCGAGACGCGGAGCTTGCTGACTGGAATGTCGATTACCTCCTGCCCACCAGGCAGGTCAGGAAGGGGAGAGATGGGTTGGACTTGGATATGAGTGGTGGTGCTTGTAACCGAAACCCCACTGGTAGTGGTTGAGGATGTCGCTTCCTTCGTCCGAGTACCAATAACCGCCAATGGCATGTCGGGCCGTTTAATCACTCGCTGTTTCATCTCTTCCTCCTACCTCATCAGCTAGCACGAGCCTTGGAAACCTCGTTGATCTTCTTGATGAGATGATCAACAAACATGCGGTATTCCTTTACTGGCTGACACGTCGGCTTGATCACCGTCAGCGGCATGTAGTTATCAGTCGACTTTGGAAACTCTTCGCTTTGGCTAATCGAGACCGGGGAGGTGTTGGCCCGGTACTGTGACAACTTCTCTTGCATGCGGCTAACCCGCGGAAGGTTGGTGGAATAATAGGTGGGGAGAATGATCAATTCGGGATCCTTCACCTCGTTGCCGTATTCTGCCTTGAGCGTTTGAATCTCACCGATCAAGCGTGAAAGACCCTTGACAGAGAAAGATTCCATCTTTACCGGCGCGATCACAATGTCCGCAGAGGCGAGGGCGTTGGTAGCAACGAAGCTGATATTCGGAGGGCAGTCGAAAAGAACGACGTCGAAGTCTCCCACATTCAGGCCCGGCACGTTACCAGCAAGGGACTCCTTGAAAAACTTCTGAAAGACCAACTCACGTTTGCCGCTTGTTTTCGAGATATCGTGTTCCAGATCGCTGAAAAAGGTGTCAGCGGGAATGATTGCCGGGCCGCTTGAACCGAATGGATACTTGATGATCCCCTTAGCATCAACAGGACGGCCATAGCGCTCGATGAATGGGCCGCATATGGTAGCGAAGGTTCCCTTAACGATGCCTTCTTCGGTCAGCCCATACAGAGCAGCTTCGTCTTCGGTTAGATCTGCTTCATAGCCCATCAGCTGGGTGAAGTTAGCCTGGATATCGATGTCGATTCCCAGGACTTTCAATCCTTGCAATTGCAGCTGAACAGCGACTTCTGCGGCGGTAGTCGTCTTGCCAGTACCTCCCTTGATGATCTCAATGGCGATCACGATTGGTTTTTTGCCCTCGGGCCCCTTAGTCAGTTTTTTCGCGCGACGGTACTCGGCGATCTGGAAGATCGTCGGAAGATCGAATAGGCGGACTGCGGGAGCATTCGGGTTGTCGTGATTGGCCCGACGAACCTCAATGCCACTTTCGATTAAGGTCGTGCGCAGCGTGTTTTCGGATACACCGAGGAGGGCAGCCGCCGATTTCAGACGATGTTCAACGGTACCTATGTAAGCAAAAGTTGGTCTTAGGTCGCTCATTTAATTTCATCCTTCTTAGCGCAGTTAGTTACTCACTCTGTTATTGGTAGGTCAAACACCGACTTTGGCGTTCTTATCCTACCAATCACGCCCATATAACTACATTCAATCGTCTTTTTCTTAAAAAGATCCTGCGCCATCTAGGTACCTACTCTCCAAGAGCGCGAGAATATGTCCAACACAGAAGGATCCACAACAGCTGAATACAGCTGAAAACCCATGGTTACGTGTAGGAATGGATCAATTCGATGGCGGGATTAGACGTGGAGTGTGTCCATGCTGGATGTGGGTGCTGCGCACGGCTGAAAACGATACTTGTGCTTCTCGTCGATATTAGCTACGATAAATTATATTGGAGTGCTCTTTATCGACGCGCCATCCTGCTCCCGACAAAGCCGTCCATTGATGTTTCACGACTTTTTGTCGGTCGATTTTCATGCGCCATCAAACTTAGAGAGCAAAAGGGTTTTCGTTATATTCGATGCCTCATATGTTCCACGAAAACCGACTGTTCCACAGCTGACTGATCGATTTTCTGCACATTACTGTAGCGTTTGCTACCATTCTGCTACTATGGGCGAATCGACTGCATCCAAACGCTCCCGGCATTCTTATCGGGAGCGGATCCAGGAGGTGATCCAGGAGCGTATGGTTCTTGGAAAGCCATTGACATACCGCGATATCCTCAAGGACGCGGGTGGTGGGTCTGCTAGTACGGTCGCAGAGGAACTGGCCAAAGCAGATCGCCAAACTCCAGCTACACTGGTTGGCCGCGGGGCCAAATCGCTTCCTCAACGGATCGCAGCACTTGAAGACGCCCTTAATAGCAGTCTAGCTCGCGAGAAAATGCTGATGGCAGAGAATCAAGCCTTGAAAGAGGCCCTGACCAGTGCACGCGCAGACGTTGATAAGCTTCTGGCTGTTCATCAAGATGCCCAAAGGATGTTGCTCCAAGGAGTCGACGATCTAAGGCAAATGGTCAAGGCAGGTCAGGGAATCATAACGCCTGCAGGAATCGCCACAGGGCGTCAGAAGACCGCCGGCGACGATACTGGGGACGGCATCCTTTGGAAGGCTAGGCATGACCAGCTTCTGCAGCGCTTTGCGGCGCTCGATGCCAAGAATCGCAAGATGAGTTCGCTGCTACACGATCTAGGTGTCGACGTCGATTAGGCCTCGTTCACTTGACATCCTCCCGCCCCGAAGGATGAAGCTTGTCGCGCACGTCGATCTACGTTGACCATTGCATCAACAAGGCGCTGGGACGCAGAGGCATCAAAGCCGAATGCGC
It encodes the following:
- a CDS encoding AAA family ATPase — encoded protein: MFDLSAILVPVSYSLCEVFGFDPNEVDPSITVEGFQIPDPATLSDPVAQQHATFLRAAVPPIDPYYQFRKELVRDIRYWWLTGEGDVLLLWGPTGSGKTSVFEQWCARLGIPLFMAKGHRRFEPHEAFGQFVGGENGTTPWVDGPVTLAARYGLPCIINEYDRIAADRTIVFNDVFEGRSFPIPGKSGEVVTPQPGFRVAITANTNLVEDLSGNYGTANTHDISLLERIVALHVGYPTDDTEARLLEKELEQFSDDLLSYWFDQEGIKISTPQGMKEGSAINRSEFIQGLLEVAKKIRAQSKDGGNTSDSALERTMSTRILRKWARHSVAQASAPEKLGLSALHLSLKKYLSSLATESTRIALHQAVENVFGVSEVVKP
- a CDS encoding ParB/RepB/Spo0J family partition protein encodes the protein MKQRVIKRPDMPLAVIGTRTKEATSSTTTSGVSVTSTTTHIQVQPISPLPDLPGGQEVIDIPVSKLRVSPYNARRIRPPKRVSKIADSLKKNGQKDPLYVYPGVGDDEGYFMVLGGETRRLAALQIALPTLKAFVDWKVDPNDSLNLFRISNILNDSADECDLDRGMVAIDLLEKGYSQGEVAEVLGLDSRTHVQRLVKLASLPKRFIDFGQDYPERFSASLGAYINQAIERHGEDFGYDLLKAALVDELTHRRLAKAIEDGPSSRQAGQGRGKRLRRDSGFDITIPDAPGGRYDVYKSTSPGLKVLKLQVEIPDDLAKGLNEKLTEVLTKFFQPSQEQR
- a CDS encoding ParA family protein, with product MSDLRPTFAYIGTVEHRLKSAAALLGVSENTLRTTLIESGIEVRRANHDNPNAPAVRLFDLPTIFQIAEYRRAKKLTKGPEGKKPIVIAIEIIKGGTGKTTTAAEVAVQLQLQGLKVLGIDIDIQANFTQLMGYEADLTEDEAALYGLTEEGIVKGTFATICGPFIERYGRPVDAKGIIKYPFGSSGPAIIPADTFFSDLEHDISKTSGKRELVFQKFFKESLAGNVPGLNVGDFDVVLFDCPPNISFVATNALASADIVIAPVKMESFSVKGLSRLIGEIQTLKAEYGNEVKDPELIILPTYYSTNLPRVSRMQEKLSQYRANTSPVSISQSEEFPKSTDNYMPLTVIKPTCQPVKEYRMFVDHLIKKINEVSKARAS
- a CDS encoding DNA-binding protein, whose translation is MFHDFLSVDFHAPSNLESKRVFVIFDASYVPRKPTVPQLTDRFSAHYCSVCYHSATMGESTASKRSRHSYRERIQEVIQERMVLGKPLTYRDILKDAGGGSASTVAEELAKADRQTPATLVGRGAKSLPQRIAALEDALNSSLAREKMLMAENQALKEALTSARADVDKLLAVHQDAQRMLLQGVDDLRQMVKAGQGIITPAGIATGRQKTAGDDTGDGILWKARHDQLLQRFAALDAKNRKMSSLLHDLGVDVD